Below is a window of Drosophila nasuta strain 15112-1781.00 chromosome X, ASM2355853v1, whole genome shotgun sequence DNA.
CGGGCAAAGAACGTTAAGAGAAGCAAGAAGCTGACTGTGGCCGCCGAGGTGAAAGTGGCAAGAACGGCCGTAAACGTAGCCAGCCAAGTCAGCCAGATAAACGGCCAGCAACACAAAATAGAGTACAACCAACAGTTGCCAAGCACACATACTAAAGTGTAGGGGCGAAGCTGTCAAACAGTTTAACCCACAGCTTTTAAAGTTAAGGAGCAACAGCTGTTGCTTAccttacacacatacacaaacacactcacattgCACTCACCGCACACACATAGAAGATGCCACACATACAATTACAGAGATGGCTGTACACCTGCCTATTGGTGAGTGCGCTGCCCACCTTGTGCCTGGGCCTCCTCGAGGGTCTCTACTGTGGCAAGGAGAACTGCTACGATGTGCTTGGAGTAACGCGCGAGTCATCAAAATCGGAAATCGGCAAAGCCTATCGGTTGCTGGCACGCAAGCACCATCCGGATTTGCATCGCGGCGAGGAGGCAAAAGCCTTGGCAGAGGAGAAATTCAAGCTGCTGGCGACAGCTTATGAGATATTGCGAGATGAGGAGTCACGCACCGATTACGATTACATGCTTGATAATCCCGATGCATACTATGCACATTATTATCGCTATTATCGACGACGCGTGGCGCCCAAAGTCGATGTTCGAGTGGTGATCGTCGTCACCTTAACCATCATCTCGGTGATCCAATACTACTCGGGTTGGCAGCGTTACGATGCGGCCATTAAGTATTTTGCCACCGTGCCCAAGTACCGCAATAAGGCGCTGGATATCGCACGCGATGAGATACAGGCAATGAGCAGTAAGGACCGGAAGTCGAAGAATCGCAAGAATCTTACAAAGACGGAGCAAAAAGAGGAACTGGAGCGCATCATACGCAAGGTGATCGAGGAGAAGATGGATGTGCAAGGCGGCTATGCGAAGCCCACGTTGTGGGATGTGCTCTGGGTGCAGTTGATCATCAGTCCCTACACGCTGTTCAATTGGTTGGTGTGGCATGCTCAATGGTTGTGGCGCTTTACGATCCTCAAGCAGGAATACGGCAGGGAGCagcaattgtatttaatacGTCGGTACATGGGCATGGGACAGCATCAGTTCAATTCCCTGGAAGAGCGACAGATTGAGGAGTatctggagctggagctgtgGCAGCGTGAAAATTTCGAAGCGTGGAAGGCCGAGCAAGATGAGGAGATGAAAAAGAAACTGGCGGAAAATCCACGATACAAAGCCTACCGCCGCTACATGAAGAACCATGGACCCGGACGCATTACGTTCGAGGACTAAACCCACAATACGAATCCAATACAATCCAAACCCAATtcaatcgatcgatcgataTATGATGTTGCAAGTTTTATTGTTCCATCTCctcccaaaaaaagaaaaattgatGAATGGCCCGTAGTcgtaatttattatttcatctccctcaaaaagaaaaatttcttctgttttatatacacacacattttttttatggcaatagtgtaaaaataaatttatgttaataatGCTGTTGTAAGCCATCATCAAGTTCAGCCCCATGGGCAAAACATTGACCTCGGCATAAACCGGTCTCCAAAACGTGCTCACGCGAAATTTCatcttccacacacacatgcatacaatGCTGGCTATCTGATTAGCAACCGATCTGATCTGATCTGTTAAAGATCCCCCTAACAAAACCAATTCCAtgttaaaaagaaagagaaaaaacccAAACGTTGTTGTAGCTCAATTGTCCGAactttttatagaaaatatacaatactatataaaaaaaaatatattaaatcgaatcaaattgcaataatatattattacgCCTCCAATCGAGGCAAAGATaacataaatagaattttattattaatgttattaattaatcTTATTATGATGGGTCggtgtaaataaataagacaACCTGTGGCTTTGTGTATACAGTTGTTTTGCCATATCTgactcaaaaaaaaagttaagaaaaatatGGCATCAAGTTTTTGGGCTCAACTGCCAAAAACTCGGCATTATTTAATCGAATAATTGTCATGCTTAATTCTATAGTAAGAACTgcgaattcaaattatttagaaaattaaattgttccTAAgcagtttttgcaatttattctttaacaattaattaaatgtgaaagAAATTCTTACGTTCTTGTacataaatatcaattaaaaaattcgaaaaaaaagtattttttcaaaattttagaatattaaaattaaatttttgtgtaCATTTTTACTTCGATAAATGtaagaatttattttggtgtttttgggaaccaataaatataatttctacCTTTATGACTATGTCAGAAAATAAACTTTCTTAAAATTAACCCAACTTGGAATGCAAATTTAACAACTCCAGCTGTTGGCGTCTCTAAACGAAAGATATACCAACAGCTTTCTGAGTTTTGTAATTATACCCCATCAGAGATAGTAGATATCGAGTAAGACAGTGAAACAGACGAAATAACAacatacattatttttttaggGAACAattggttttttgtttatatttttgttttcgtaaTATATGTTGGAAAAGAAACCGTTGCCAACTCGGCGTTATTTACACAGCTGTCGAGAATGTGAAGCTCTCTAAtctaattttaaagtttagcATGCATACAAACTAAAGGAGATAGGTGGTTATGAGTGGGAGGGGGAGTGGGAGTGAGGAGGGGAATAGCTCAAGTGCCACTATTCCATCAAGTATTTGGTATCGCTGACCAGATCCTCGGCATCGAGCAGATCACCGACCAGACCGTACGGCCCCTTCACGTGCTGCACATGCTGAAACTCATTCTCATCCAGCTCATCGGCCGCATCATGATAATCATCCAGTTCATGCTGGGCATTGGCCGTCGCATCGACTGCCTCCCgctcatcgtcatcatcatcgacgtCATCGTCGTTGTTGAACATGAAATCATTGTTTACAATGCACTCCTCCAGCACCTTGGACGAACTCTGTTCCCCATGACCCGCATGACTCAGCGAGGCGATGCCTATGCCAACGCTAACATTATCATCGTCGtactcatcctcatcctccaGCTGCTCGCCAAAGTGCAGCTGCTGTTCGCGTtcgcgttgctgctgctgttgttgctctcgtaactgttgctgctgctcgcgcaactgttgctgttgctcccgcagctgctgttgtcgctgtttgCGTGTCGACAACCGTTGCAGTGGACCAACGATATCGCTGCCCGCTCCCAGGCTGTTGACACGATGCTGCTCCAGATGCGTGGCCAGATAACTCTTCTTGGTGAAGCCCTTATCGCACTGCGTGCACTGAAACTGCTTTTTGCCCGTGTGCGTTCTACGATGCACCGACAAGACATGCGCATAGGCGAATCCTTTGTGACACACCTCGCACACATACGGTCGCTCTCCAGTGTGAATGCGTTCGTGTTTCTTGCTGCTGCCAAAGTCCGAGAAACGTCGCTCGCAATAGCGGCAGCCGTACGGCTTTTGGCCGGTGTGAACGCGCATATGTCGCCTCAGCTCCACATTCGAGATGAACGCCTTCTGGCACACCTCGCAGGGATACGGTCGCTCGTTGTTGTGGCGTCGCATGTGGGCGCTGAGGGCATGCTGATATTTGTACGTGTTGCCGCAGATGTCGCAGATCTTGGGCTCGGTGGAGCGGCGATTTCGCGAGCTGACTATGCTACTGTTGATcatgctgttgatgttgccgctgctgctgctgtcgttgttgttgttgcttgtgctgttgctgctggtggtggaGACTGTGATGCAGGGCACGCTCTGCAGCACCTCGTCCTCttcctcatcgtcatcatcgtcttCCATCTTGTGCTGCTCTAGCTCTAGTTCTACCTcctgctccagctccaactcTAGCTCTTGCTCCAACTCCAgttcttgctcttgctgcGCAGCTGTTGTCCAATCGACGCCCAAAGCCAGAAACTTGTCATCGTCCTGCAGCACAATTGTGGCAATTGGCTCCTCGTGCTTcaccacctcctcctcctcttccacCACATCTTCATCAGCTC
It encodes the following:
- the LOC132797141 gene encoding dnaJ homolog subfamily C member 25 homolog; translation: MPHIQLQRWLYTCLLVSALPTLCLGLLEGLYCGKENCYDVLGVTRESSKSEIGKAYRLLARKHHPDLHRGEEAKALAEEKFKLLATAYEILRDEESRTDYDYMLDNPDAYYAHYYRYYRRRVAPKVDVRVVIVVTLTIISVIQYYSGWQRYDAAIKYFATVPKYRNKALDIARDEIQAMSSKDRKSKNRKNLTKTEQKEELERIIRKVIEEKMDVQGGYAKPTLWDVLWVQLIISPYTLFNWLVWHAQWLWRFTILKQEYGREQQLYLIRRYMGMGQHQFNSLEERQIEEYLELELWQRENFEAWKAEQDEEMKKKLAENPRYKAYRRYMKNHGPGRITFED
- the LOC132797139 gene encoding zinc finger protein 19, with protein sequence MPRNLDSGSRLVDLGVVCLICLRTEPGYCSIYGQDLETPHMQIVDKIRSCSALQLDKPFLSQLPDKICHGCHNELSITYRFQQKCLEAQKVFQSAAATATLLLDVDKLQLEQQQQFKLPSSLRIKRLEAEPPLATKIKYYNSDEVEDRADEDVVEEEEEVVKHEEPIATIVLQDDDKFLALGVDWTTAAQQEQELELEQELELELEQEVELELEQHKMEDDDDDEEEDEVLQSVPCITVSTTSSNSTSNNNNDSSSSGNINSMINSSIVSSRNRRSTEPKICDICGNTYKYQHALSAHMRRHNNERPYPCEVCQKAFISNVELRRHMRVHTGQKPYGCRYCERRFSDFGSSKKHERIHTGERPYVCEVCHKGFAYAHVLSVHRRTHTGKKQFQCTQCDKGFTKKSYLATHLEQHRVNSLGAGSDIVGPLQRLSTRKQRQQQLREQQQQLREQQQQLREQQQQQQREREQQLHFGEQLEDEDEYDDDNVSVGIGIASLSHAGHGEQSSSKVLEECIVNNDFMFNNDDDVDDDDDEREAVDATANAQHELDDYHDAADELDENEFQHVQHVKGPYGLVGDLLDAEDLVSDTKYLME